atcaaggtgttgaagtctgcgtctattCAGTGCTCCGcaattgcagagcaaatgttccgaggtttcactTTCGGCAtcacaaaagcgacaaatatcatcttgcactaaacccatgtttttgagatagtatttactcggacagtgtcctgttataagaccagtgaatgtgctgaagtctttcttattaagactcagcaattgttgagtaattataatactcggcgtaataaattgttttgactggttaagttgtacagTTGGccgtcacttcccggtcttacCATTTCTTCAgttcactcttcaacacacaatCAGAAAtcccacagaatggttctggaccagtgaagggtgtgCTTGAaccgcgtcttgcgagttcatctgctaGTTCATTTcgctctataccgcaatggccaggaatccaatacagttgtaccgaacttatctgataTAGTTGCCGTGAAAGACAAATGCAtttccagacaatttttgaatagcacttgaaagcattgatGGCGTTAAGTGCAGCTTaactgtctgagaagatgcaaatgttagcatgtctataatttcttttgagacagacatttatacattttattattgcagctatttctgcctggaaaactgtcggccagttccccatagcaatagaaatttttattctgggaccatacactccagcacctgttctgttacccatattcgacccatcggtatagaacaggattgaatCATTACGAACATTAGGaccaccttcatcccatactgaacgagaaagttcgatcacCCTGTATGGAATATCATaattagtcctaggttccatccaatcactattcatctctgaggctggtcctaagagtaagagattcaggatgctcaagtgaccagttttgtccccgtctaatattCCCCTATATCTTTTTAACTTAGACTCCAGCTGAACATGTCGACTCGAAGGTAacaggtgaaggatagcctccaattcctttgagggtgtgcttcgtATTACTCCTGTTACACCAACGCATGCCTTTCGTTGAAGTTTGTCTAGCTTTTTAGTAGCTATTGTttccttagtctttggccacaatactaatgaggcatatgttatcctaggccgcacaatggcagtgtagacccacataatcaattttggtttaaggccccatgttcttcctttaattttagaacatgcccatagggggATCGTCAGCAAAACCCACGATTTCGAAACCATTTGCCTTCAAActtatcagaaggtcgtcaaccaccagttaccaaaggagaggtgatagaacccctcgttgtgggcaacctttcgattgcaatcacagatgtcgacGACCCGTTCAACTCCGAGCTGATTTGTCTATGTGTGAGCTtgcctttgatccattcgactatgaagtcatcgaaatgtcttcttctcatagcctgtgccattgatacataAGAAGCATTATCGAAAGCCCCTTCGATATCAAAAAACGCACATAGTGCAGTTTCTTTTGAcaaaagagatttttcaatattagtaacaagcgtgtgtaacgctgtgactgtggatttgcctgattgataggcaaactgATATTTAGTtaaagggcatttggacatAAATACCGACTTTATGTATTTCTGTATAAATAATTATGTATTTCTGTATAAATAAATATGTATTTATGTATAAATACCGACTTATGTATGtatttccatttcgggcttccgaaagtatacagccctgcgctgacaaccgtttgacatagctgtcaaccaaagcgtcatatcgttagttgaatgtctgccattttacaatatggatcgttttagcatcgcacaacgtgttaattttgttaaattatactataaaaatgatgaaaaaccggcaaatgtttttcgagcattacggacggattttggtcgtcatggacggcctacagagcacacaatcgctaatgtagtgcgtaaattcgaacaaactggatccgtagcggatattgaaagatctgtgcatcatcgtaatgtgcgttcggccgaaaatattgctgctgttgctgccagtgtggaggatgacccgaatgtttcgattccacggcgtgctcagcaattgggcttgtcaaacacatcattgtggtgaattttgcatttggacttgcacctacatccatataaagtccaactggtacaaaaattagagcatggtgaccatggaatgcgtcgggcatacgtcgattgggtgaacgaacaacagcagcaaaatgctgaattttcgcatcaaattttcttcagcgatgaggcacatttcgagctcggtggctatgtgaacacccaaaatttccgtatatggggctcagaaaatccacacgtgattgtagCGGGgctattgcatccgccaaaagtcacattatggtctggtggagtcatcgggccgtatttctttgaaaatgaggacggcgagacggtaactgtgaatggtgagcgctatggccgcatgttaaccgattttttttgccacaaattgaagatatggatacggatgacatgtggtttcagcaggacggcgacacgtgccacacaacaggACCGAACatagccatattgcgaacgaaatttgagggacgcataatttcgcgttttggtgatgccaattggccgtccagatcatgcgatttaaacccgctagactttttttggggggttatgcgaaagaccgtgtctatgccaactctccgccaactcttgaacatttgaaagacaaattcgtgaagttatgaccgagataccgccccatatgtgccgaaaagtcatcgaaaattacctgttccggatcaaggtgttcgagaaagccctaggtggacatttgaatgatgttgtatttcacacataatggcataaaccaaactttaatttgaaataaaagtttcatccaaattcgaattctaagtgtgttttatttcaatttactttcggaatttaaagttggaaaaccctgtactttctccatagttttcaacagtattgatgataaactgaTTGGTTCGAAtgattttgggagtgatttCTCACGTTTCCCATCTTTTGGAATGAAGACCATTTTAACGAGTCTCCATGCGGAAGGAATGTTCTCCAATATCAGACatgccttaaaaatctcgattagagatggaatTAGCTTAGATTCACCTTTCTGAATCAGagctggaaaaattccatctgcacctgcggatTTGTATGGTTGAAAGTATCTCACCGCGTTTTCTACTCTGGCCCTAGTGAAAAACAATCCAGCAACTATGtttgcgacatcctttgcactttcagGTTCTGTGAGGCACCTTCGAGAGCATTTTGTGTCGCCGTTATAATCAGGATTTGTATCCGAGTAGgcagatgtagatcccgggaagtgagcCTTCAACAGTGAGTCTAATACTTCTCAGGGAgtttttgtgaacgaaccgtcatCCTTTTTAAAAGAACCAAGCCCGTCGTCCTTTGCCAGAGTCTTATTGAGTCTAGCATCGATTGgggtattttcaatgctttcgcagttatatacccaggattttcgtttTGATCGTCTCAGTTTTCTGCTGTACTCAGTTAGAGCTCTCTTATATTGAGACCAGTccgtaatttttgacgtaggactacgtcttacattaagggtgacaAATCAGGAAaccggtcacgtttttatgaaataaagttaatgttaataactgtttttgctgcgaacggattttaacgatttgcatatcaatcgaataggaaattttctaagatttgtttggtatgctatacattacaatcccatagtctgtatatggtttaaattgatgaaaattggacgcgttcccatttcctcatatgtttgttttgtccatttgtgtgctttctcgaacagagctattaataacgagcaactcatgcagccgctagaatagaaacagtcggagacgaatgaatcgttggattgAAAGTCTTcgtaaataaaggaaaagaagaagaagaagaatagaaacaacgaaggcggatagcgaaaaaagaatatttgcgaagtaagtaagctgtcgctattgtataaatattgcatctcctctgagtaaAATTTTCAGAACCTTTCTgtgtccgaaacaacaaaggtcgcttattctgctctttttttttgttttatgtttcccctcgagctgtgaacgctagcggaactttttactaaagagttatttatgaattttcgacgtAGTcgtaataatatccgaaatgataaaccagcaaattagaaaaaaaatattgcatagtcctacgtcctcagcggtcgtgtctcggtaCAACCCATCGAATGTTTTTCTCTGATAATGATGAACAGTTTCCGCACTGTTTTGCGAGGACGTTCGAGCCTATTATTCAaccaagaaacgtttcttgttgAAGAAGCTTAAGACTATCGTTccgtttaattcttttgaagctgattcaagctgctgaatcgaccttatttttGAGAATAACCGGGCTACACAGCGTTAAGTCTgagacttcttgtctgatagcgtttatGAATGTTGGTCCATATCCTTTGTTAGCAATATTTATGTTGTTTGATGAGAGAAATTCTTAAAGACACTCACCTCGGTAGTTAATGGCGGTACTTGCCCACATAGTGcgatgagcgttggcatcaaATCCGATTGTTAATTGTTAGTTTCCCTGCAGTAGTTCACAAACGCCGCTACCTCTCGTAGGGGAACCTCAGGAACGCCGCCAGGAaagtaagccgacgcaattatgATGTCGGATGTTCCCTTGGCGGTTGGAACTTCCACactgatcgcgacgatgtccctttgaatgaactctgtaataGGAAAACATTCAATGTTTGCATTTACTAAAACAGTagctcttggggagtcatgcttgtcatcGTAGAACAGTTTACATAAACCTGTTTGAATACTTAGTATTATTCCTTTGTGAACCCAAGGGTCTTGGATAAGAGCTAGATCCACTGCGTCTTTTATTAGCATCCTGGATAACACGCTCGACACTGCTTCAGCGTAATGGAAGTTTATTTGCAGAACTTTGGTATTCCGCTTTGGGTTGGGTTGTCCGATCTGAGGGTTCGTTTGGGAGTATCGGAGTCCCATCtgtttttatcaaaattaaGTTCAGGTTTTCTGCTTGTTCCAGTGTCCGTATTCGTTTTAGATCTGGAGTGATGGGGGGTTTAAAGAAACtcacctttttcatttgacgTGGTTGAAGTTCCTAGTCTGTTTGCGATAGCCGCTTGGGCCAGGAACAATCAGATTGtcaagtttctttttttttttggaggatCTTCACGAGAAAACTTTAGTTTACCAGAAACCCTGCTGACGACTTTTTGACTATTTTGTGGCTCCACAAGTTTGGAGTCACTGGTCTCTGAAGACTGCAGATTACCTTGGTTTCTAAAGTTTCGAGTTTTCTCGCTTCTTGGCCCCAGATCTCCCTTGCCTACATTGGAGTTTTTCTGAGTTGTGGTTTGGCTTTGGATTTATTTTCCTCAGCTTAGGTTCGCCAAATCGGAAGTTTATTTTGAAAGTTTTACTAGCAAGTTGACGCATGGAAGCTTCGTCGACTGTTAGCGTCCAGTCCGCGTGGATTTCATTGCGACTGGATCTCTTTAGTATACGCCATTTATCGGTGGagagattttcattttgactatCTCTGAGACTTCTGTAATCTTTGTGGGAAAAAGGCATGAAGAATGGAGGCGAAATATGTTTTGCATCTAGAGTAACCAGTTTTATGTTTTCTATTAGCCTGGGAACCACTTTCTTCAAccattccgaagtttgattGTCTTTGCAAGAAAGGATTAGATAACCTGACTTACACGAGCAGTTAAAAACTTGGGTTTCATCAGTTCGTTTCTTTGTTGCTCTATTGCAGTGAGTAGAGCATTCTGGATGGAATCTAACTGAGCCGAAGTTAGGTCGGTGTTAGTCCAACTTTAATCTGCTCTAAGGCTTCCCTGAAGGAGATTCCAGATTCAACAGTGGTTTTTGAAGTGTTGATGTTTTGAAGAGTGTTAAATATGAAAGTATtctttgaaaattcgtgttgattggtgGAATGCCTCGTATGCGGATGGAATGAATGAACTTGagttaatttaaatttattttattatttcaatcAGCCGTTTGAATTGAACATTGTATTTTTGGATAAAACAGATCAGAAGAATAAACTTAAGGAAAAACCAGCTCAAGTGCCGAGCGAAATACTTAGATGAATGTAATCTTTGTCCGGGTCTGGTTCACTTGCCAAACGTTCAGTTCTTCGTACTCATCGATGCAGCTGTCCACCTGGTCAGGCTTGTGACCCTTAGCGATGCAACGTTCCATGATATCCGAGATCTTTACCGTCTCATTGGCCCCCGCCAACTCCCGTATCAAAGCGAAGATCTTATCCGACCTGTTCTGAACACTGTAAACATAAAAAGAATAGATCATTAGTATACCTCTcatacgaaaataaaaaaataaaaaacgcacTGAGTAATTTTCTGTTCGGTTTGGTTCAACGAATCCTTTGACATTTCCAGCAATCTAAGCGCTTCCAGAACGTCATCCTTCTCGACCTGATCAGCCAGACGGAGGCGAGCAAGGGCGGTGGACAAACGCAGGATTCCCAGCAAATTCCTGGCCGAGGTGAATGTGACATCGCGACTGTTGCGAGCTTCCCGCCGTAGCGACACATAAGCATTGACAATGTATTCGGATAGCTCCGGCGTGATGACCGGTGACTTACGTTTGCACAGTGAAATGTATCGACGAATCAAAGCCATATCCATTGTTTTGATGCGCGACGGTGGCTGCTTGCCGTGACTGTGCACGAAGGTGATGTGTTTGGCTAAACGAAGATCGTTGTCACGGTCGGGTTTATCCTGTATCAACCATAGCAAATCAAAACGAGAAAGTAAAGCAGCTGGCAGCTGAATGTTTTGTTCGATGGTCCGACGTGGATTGTACCGACCGTAAGCCGGGTTAGCAGCGGCAAGGATCGATACACGAGCATTCAGGCAAGTCATTATACCAGCCTTGGCAATAGAAATTGTTTGCTGTTCCATGACTTCATGGATTGCAACTCGATCGGATTCCGCCATTTTGTCGAATTCGTCAATACAACAAACTCCCTGATCAGCGAGGACGAGAGCACCTCCCTCGAGCATCATCTCACCGGTTAAGGGATCCTTCATGACAGCCGCCGTCAAACCCACGCCGGATGATCCCCGTCCCGTTGTATACTGACTACGGACAGCAAGTCGATCGATATAACCCAACAACTGAGACTTTGCCACACCAGGATCTCCCATCAGGCAGATATTGATGTTACCACGAATTTTCATTCCATCAGGGCTTCGGTCCACTCCACCAACCAAAAGCAACAAAAGAGCTTTCTTCACATCTAAATGGCCATAAATCTCCGGTGCTAAACTGCTCGCGATTGTGGTATAAAAATCATCTTTCGCCAATTCCTCCAGCTCTTCAGGGGTCAATTCGTTGTTTATTTCACCGTCATCGGTCTTGTTGAGACAAATAATCCGATGTGCCTCCAAAAATGTTTCACTCAGAAGACCAGAAACCATTGCCCTAAAACCAGATCGCTGCATTGGAAGGAAAATTCCACTAACCACAACGTGATCGCCAGGCTGCGCCATTCGAGTCGTCTCCCCACGACACAAAATCGTCAACGAACGCGGAATGTGTCCTACTGGCACCTGGTCGCTGTGTTCCTGAATTTTCAAATCCTGGAATTTCATAAACTTTGATCCACGCGTCTGCAGATACAGGCGACCGCCAGCTTTGTTAACTCGGCAATCCTCCGAAGGACAGTCAACCACGGGCATAAAACTCATAGAGGACACCGGTTGGTAAGTCTCGGCACCACAACGGTCGCATGTGTAGGTTGCGACCGTCATCACCGGCTTCACTTCCGTGCATCGGGTCACAATTCCTCGAACCGTTACCAGTTTCCCAATATGTTCGGCCTTCACTTCACGAATTGAAACTGCATTCGAAGCGCTTGGCGCCTTAAAATAAACCTCATAACGTTTCACAAGTTCAGCCGGGATCATGTTTCTTGCCTCTCGATGCTCGTTTGGATTTCTCGTTCGCGATTGCATCAGCAGACGATGCTCGATGTATATGTCCAGTGGGTCCTTATTAATGACCTCGCGCTCTTTATACGAAGGAAGCAGTTCGAAGATAGTGTCGGAAAACATCTTCACATAGCGTTTTGCATTCTTCTGAATATTCTCCGCCAACATATCATTGTAGCTGATCACATCGTCCAGGTCCACCGTTAATCCGACTTGCTCTCGATGCGCTATGTTGGTCATTTGGCGAGCATACACGAACACTTTCTTGCCATCATCGGTTTCCTTGTGGAACTCGGTCAAAAAGGATTTGATGGTTTCTGTCGGGATATGAAATTCGCTTAAATTATTCGCACTCGCTGAAACAATCTCTTAAATTACCTTTATCAGCTGCGTAATCTCGTTGCATTTTCTATAACTTCAGGATGATGATCTTATTGTAACGAAACAAAACAATATGCTCTTTGTGAACAGAAGCGAATAAACATAACTCAACAGCGGCAGATGCTATAATGCTGTATAGTCGAATTCGCGCCAAAGCATGACGAATATGGAGAGAAAGCAGGAATCAGGAATTCTCAACAGCCAATGTGCCCAGCGGAGTTGCTTCGTTCGGGAGAAGAACAACGTCGCATGATACACTCAGAGAGATAattgcattgagcttcgtttactagtttaggggagcgtcaaaaaacaattgattttcaggcgaaatcatcacgtttttaaaattaaaattaggaacgaaaattaacttttccgtaccAAATTAATAgtctattcaaatgaaaaacacatttttgcggGTGGTAAAAATCTtgtacaaaaattgtttttgaagacaactttatactacaatgaaaagtttcagtaacaatgttggaaatgtatagacaaatggttaaaataattcagaaaactggcttcgtgtcttcaaATCTGATAAGGATTACACtaacgccagatcgcctccacaaacaTATTGTAATGAAATTTGAGATGTTATAAAAATTTATATcatttccgaatgaaaaatattgTCGCATTCAATGCAAAACATCCGAACCGTATAGTAGAAAACTTATATTTATCTAGTTTCACGATACAGTGTACATTGTTGACGTCTTGTGTcaacattcgagtttgggatccgaATTATTCGAATCGAGTcagcccgaaggcagttttgaatcgCTACAATTTTAATGACAATTTTTACTtactttatttattttggtATTTCTACTAAAACTtctcattataatatgaaatcatCTTAAGACAAATAGAGAGGATTAGAGGATTtatcaccacttgcagaaaaaaagtgattatgATTTAAATTGAATACTAATTTGTCTGGGGAAAGTTAATTTTTCGTACGTGATTCTCAtaatcaaattttcatttattattctcattttaaaagtgtgttcatttcaccTTCATTTCACACAGATCGTTCATCATAATTGCTTCCGGAATGATCAACAAATGTTGTGAATGCAAAGCAAAATAACAAATCAATTACTATTGACAAtataacgcaaaacgtaaacgatcggtgagacatctggattttgttttttaactaagaaaattatgataaggtaacctaaaactcaaaaataaatcacgtatattttactgccggaccttccaaggtagttctcacatgcagcaaccatgcatttttcaacttgtttttgattgtgctctcgaatttcctttattgattcaaccattgtcagcatttatacaattttcactaccaAAAGAGGTAataaaataactttatatatatatatatatatatatatatatatatatatatatatatatatatatatatatatatatatataaaattgtgcagaatgaaatttcttccaaactgtAATATAGTGAGTTACCTCTGATTCGACATATCGAGTGAGTTGTTATTGGACACTCGCGATGACAGCgttacagtgtcaactttcaataaaaactatcttaaaatatattcgttatttctaccaaccaaaatattctctagaaataatttatatggcagaacaacgtttgccgggtcagctagtttttaccTGGGACATGCGAACTCAATCGAATctatttttcaaatgcttgataaaaaatatttcttacaACTTTTTTCCCCATGCTGCCAAACGTTTCTCCTGTAAAAGGAGCGAACGTTTTCATGACTCGGGCTTTGTTTATTTAGCTTTTGTGACCGAGCTAGAATTaaaataaatgttgtaatttgGGTAATTTGTTTCTTGACGTAGAaccacgtctttcaggaagggtgcctaatcagaaaacaggtaacatttttatgaaataaagttaacgttaataactattttcacagtgtggattctgatgatttgcataccaatcgaattggaaattctctaagatttgtttgatatactatacattacaatttccTGATCCCTAAACgtttaaaattaatgaaaactggaagcgttcccattttcccatacatttgttctgtcggtTTGTGTACTTCCCAtacccgtaccgtcaataacgagtaactaatacattcgtttctgcccgtttccaacttatttggtataatAAGGCCAGCAACGATAActcacaccacttctcgtttggtggtcatcgaagcaacatcgttTCTGGCGAACATCGAGTGAGAATGGATTCTTTTATggagtagagtttctttccactgatggaatggaatgaaaccGTGGTTCTACGtagaaaatgcggtcgtgtcctagatacaaccccataCAATTttaacataggactatgtctctgatttctatatagggaggtcactctacgaaaaatgtaacgatttattaagagttttcaaacgcatattactcaaaatggttatcgcgacatatgttgtgttatatatcattagacaggaaatttatcctgattttttttgcctgaaacatgaacagtgaatatagtaaaaaaagttaacaatttaaTGATttgattgggtatgttttctttcga
The Toxorhynchites rutilus septentrionalis strain SRP chromosome 2, ASM2978413v1, whole genome shotgun sequence genome window above contains:
- the LOC129767739 gene encoding DNA replication licensing factor Mcm7, with amino-acid sequence MQRDYAADKETIKSFLTEFHKETDDGKKVFVYARQMTNIAHREQVGLTVDLDDVISYNDMLAENIQKNAKRYVKMFSDTIFELLPSYKEREVINKDPLDIYIEHRLLMQSRTRNPNEHREARNMIPAELVKRYEVYFKAPSASNAVSIREVKAEHIGKLVTVRGIVTRCTEVKPVMTVATYTCDRCGAETYQPVSSMSFMPVVDCPSEDCRVNKAGGRLYLQTRGSKFMKFQDLKIQEHSDQVPVGHIPRSLTILCRGETTRMAQPGDHVVVSGIFLPMQRSGFRAMVSGLLSETFLEAHRIICLNKTDDGEINNELTPEELEELAKDDFYTTIASSLAPEIYGHLDVKKALLLLLVGGVDRSPDGMKIRGNINICLMGDPGVAKSQLLGYIDRLAVRSQYTTGRGSSGVGLTAAVMKDPLTGEMMLEGGALVLADQGVCCIDEFDKMAESDRVAIHEVMEQQTISIAKAGIMTCLNARVSILAAANPAYGRYNPRRTIEQNIQLPAALLSRFDLLWLIQDKPDRDNDLRLAKHITFVHSHGKQPPSRIKTMDMALIRRYISLCKRKSPVITPELSEYIVNAYVSLRREARNSRDVTFTSARNLLGILRLSTALARLRLADQVEKDDVLEALRLLEMSKDSLNQTEQKITHVQNRSDKIFALIRELAGANETVKISDIMERCIAKGHKPDQVDSCIDEYEELNVWQVNQTRTKITFI